The genomic interval CACTGACTCTCACAGGCATGTTAAGCAGTAATTTCGATTCACTTATCTATCCGGGAAGTACAGCTCCCCTGGTAATGGTTTCTATCGGTCTTTTCATTGTTTTTTTAACGGAAAACAGCCGTATACCTGTGGATGATCCCAATACACACCTGGAGCTCACCATGATTCATGAAGTTATGATCCTCGATCATAGTGGTCCCTTACTGGGAATTATTGAATACGCCTCTTCGTTAAAACTCTTCCTCCTCGGTTCGATTTTATTAAATATTATCATACCTGCCTATACTCACTCTCTATGGCTCAACTGGTTTATTTTTACCATGGCGATGATCGGCTTATCGGTCATCGTCGGGATTCTTGAATCGAGTATTGCCAGGCTTAAGATGCCCCGTGTTCCATCTTTATTAATCGCCGCAGTCCTTCTTTGCGGATCAGCTTTTATTCTACTTTTGAGGTAAAAAAATGAATGAATTATTAAATGCAATCTTTGTTATTATTTTAACCCTTAATCTTTTTGCCCTGGGAAACGGCCGTCTCCTTTCTGTTATCCGGATCGTTGCTTTTCAGGGAATACTTTTAGGGATTCTACCACTTCTGATTCATTCCCATCTGACCTTTTCGGTAATCCTCTCTTCTCTGGCTGCCATCACCTTAAAAGGTCTGGTCATTCCGGGAATTATGAAAAAAGCGCTTCGCGATGTTCAGATAAAACGGGAGGTAGAACCCCTTGTGGGCCTTTTACCTTCGACCATTATCGGTGCTGTTTTAACAGCTGTCGTTTTTCTGGTATATCGCCGGATAAATCCTGTTGACCAATCACACTTATCTCTCATAATTCCCACGTCTATCTCGGTCATATTTGTAGGTTTTATTTTATTAACAACCCGGGTTAAAGCCATTTCACAGGTTTTGGGGTATCTTTTATTGGAAAACGGGATATACATATTCAGTCTGCTTCTGATTGAAGCCATTCCCCTGGTTGTTGAAATGGGTATGCTCTTAGACCTATTTGTCAGTATTTTCATTGTTTCCATAATCACAAATCATATTAATCGCGCGTTTTCTTCATTGGATACGCGCATGCTCTCAGCCCTTAAGGAGTAATTCATGGCGTTGATCCTCATTTTTTTCCCTTTACTTATGGCAGGTCTGGCTTTAATCATTCCTTCCAATTCTCTGCGCCCCTGGCTATTGCCGATAACGGCGATTGTTCATACAACAGCTACAGTCATTGTCATTCTTCACCCTGAATGGGGCAGTCAATCTAAATGGCTGGTTCTTGATCCCGTCGGCATAATTATTCTTATAACAATAACAATACTGTTCTTATTTTCATCATTTTATACTATTGGTTATCTTAAACTGAGACAGAAACTATCCAATCGCTTTTTTACAGCCTGTCTCTT from Oceanispirochaeta sp. carries:
- a CDS encoding NADH-quinone oxidoreductase subunit H, whose translation is MINLIIHLALFLIFPPFLLGVINKTKALFAGRKGAPFFQTYYDIFKLLRKGMVISSTTTWIFGAAPLITLSAVLTAGTLMPLGSSPALFSFTGDFLLFAYLFGLARFFTTTAALDTGSAFEGMGASREVTFAALTEPALFFAFLVLVKLSGSLTLTGMLSSNFDSLIYPGSTAPLVMVSIGLFIVFLTENSRIPVDDPNTHLELTMIHEVMILDHSGPLLGIIEYASSLKLFLLGSILLNIIIPAYTHSLWLNWFIFTMAMIGLSVIVGILESSIARLKMPRVPSLLIAAVLLCGSAFILLLR